A region of Shewanella psychromarinicola DNA encodes the following proteins:
- a CDS encoding LabA-like NYN domain-containing protein — protein sequence MTTLAVFVDVQNIYYTCKQGFGRSFNYRALYKRLSAQGNISHAIAYAIAPADDGQVKFQDALKHIGFTVKTKPYIQRSDGSAKGDWDVGITIDMLEIAPMVDEVILLSGDGDFDLLLKKINQTTTCYTHVVSVERLTAKSLTDQCQQFTAIDNTLLI from the coding sequence ATGACAACCCTTGCCGTATTCGTAGATGTGCAAAATATTTATTACACCTGTAAGCAAGGTTTTGGGCGTTCATTTAATTACCGCGCCTTGTATAAACGTTTATCCGCACAAGGCAATATTAGCCATGCTATCGCCTATGCGATTGCTCCGGCAGATGACGGACAGGTTAAATTTCAAGATGCACTAAAACATATTGGCTTTACGGTTAAAACTAAGCCTTATATTCAGCGTAGTGATGGCTCAGCCAAGGGAGATTGGGATGTCGGTATTACTATCGATATGCTTGAGATAGCCCCCATGGTAGATGAAGTTATTTTACTGTCTGGTGATGGTGATTTTGATTTGTTACTCAAAAAAATCAACCAAACGACCACATGCTACACCCATGTAGTAAGTGTTGAGCGCCTTACCGCAAAGTCGCTAACCGACCAATGTCAGCAATTTACCGCCATTGATAACACATTATTGATTTAG